One segment of Lachancea thermotolerans CBS 6340 chromosome E complete sequence DNA contains the following:
- the ERG10 gene encoding acetyl-CoA C-acetyltransferase (highly similar to uniprot|P41338 Saccharomyces cerevisiae YPL028W ERG10 Acetyl-CoA C-acetyltransferase (acetoacetyl-CoA thiolase) cytosolic enzyme that transfers an acetyl group from one acetyl-CoA molecule to another forming acetoacetyl-CoA involved in the first step in mevalonate biosynthesis), translated as MSDKVYIVAAARTPIGCFLGGLTSKTYVDLGSTAVAGALAQVPEIKPNDVEEIFFGNVLSANVGQAPARQVALASGLGKHIVATTVNKVCASGMKAIICGAQTIKCGNADIVVAGGAESMTNAPYYMPAARGGAKFGPSTLVDGIQRDGLNDAYDNQAMGVHAEKCARDYQITREQQDEYAIGSYQKAQKAQAEGKFDREIVPVTIKGFRGKPDTYVQKDEEPSKLNVEKLKSARTVFQKENGTVTAPNASPINDGGAAVVLVSERKLKELGLKPLALIKGWGEAAHEPEDFTWAPSLAIPKAIKHAGVQLDEIDYFEFNEAFSVVGIANPKILGIPLEKVNPYGGAVAIGHPLGCSGARIVVTLISVLTQENAKLGAAGICNGGGGASSIIIERV; from the coding sequence ATGTCTGACAAAGTTTACATTGTGGCGGCAGCCAGAACACCAATTGGATGCTTTCTAGGTGGATTAACCTCTAAGACCTATGTCGACCTCGGTTCAACTGCCGTTGCCGGAGCGTTGGCTCAGGTTCCAGAAATCAAGCCAAACGATGTGGAGGAAATCTTCTTCGGCAACGTTCTGAGCGCGAACGTGGGCCAGGCTCCCGCTAGACAGGTGGCCCTAGCCTCTGGCTTGGGAAAGCACATTGTTGCGACTACGGTCAACAAGGTGTGCGCTTCTGGTATGAAAGCCATTATCTGCGGTGCCCAAACGATCAAGTGTGGTAACGCAGACATTGTCGTTGCCGGCGGTGCGGAGTCCATGACTAACGCCCCATACTACATGCCAGCTGCTCGTGGAGGTGCCAAGTTCGGTCCCTCAACCTTGGTTGACGGCATCCAGAGAGACGGTCTAAACGACGCCTACGACAACCAGGCGATGGGTGTGCACGCTGAAAAGTGTGCCCGCGACTACCAAATCACCCGTGAGCAGCAGGACGAGTACGCCATTGGCTCGTACCAGAAGGCCCAGAAGGCCCAGGCTGAGGGTAAATTCGACCGCGAGATTGTTCCAGTCACCATTAAGGGCTTCAGAGGAAAGCCTGACACATACGTCCAAAAGGACGAGGAACCTTCCAAGCTCAACGTGGAGAAGCTAAAGTCTGCTAGAACCGTGTTCCAGAAGGAGAACGGTACCGTGACTGCTCCAAACGCCTCCCCAATCAACGATGGTGGTGCCGCTGTTGTCTTGGTGTCCGAGCGTAAGCTAAAGGAGCTCGGCCTCAAGCCCCTGGCTTTGATCAAGGGTTGGGGTGAGGCTGCCCACGAACCTGAAGACTTCACCTGGGCTCCAAGTTTGGCCATCCCCAAGGCCATCAAGCACGCCGGTGTCCAACTCGACGAAATCGACTACTTCGAGTTCAACGAGGCATTCTCGGTCGTTGGTATCGCCAACCCCAAGATTCTAGGCATTCCTCTAGAAAAAGTTAATCCTTACGGTGGTGCTGTTGCTATCGGTCACCCATTGGGATGCTCTGGTGCCAGAATCGTTGTCACTTTGATTTCGGTCCTAACTCAAGAGAACGCCAAGCTTGGTGCTGCCGGTATCTGTAACGGTGGTGGAGGTGCTTCTTCCATTATCATCGAAAGGGTTTAA
- the SUV3 gene encoding ATP-dependent RNA helicase SUV3 (similar to uniprot|P32580 Saccharomyces cerevisiae YPL029W SUV3 ATP-dependent RNA helicase component of the mitochondrial degradosome), translating into MGLLRLRQFSLKGLTAHFAASYRVYHQAAGWKKLERTEAPWGKPSFIHLPPNERKNPNYISLAFAKKVDNIYTQDQEFKRCLDSSLRWVFDNKLKAFKTPENEAKCFAWLRLREHLYVQLRDNVIDKRIASYSGSISDSFLPSSPSNLVAQLVNCDKVADNQWRAILNQETFGRYEKFNHILSKIYDFILHQEILPATIPITSSVNKTEDVDISNPAEWFPEARKWRRKIIMHIGSTNSGKTYRALQRLKQCDRGYYAGPLRLLAREVYERFKNEQIKCNLLTGEEVIEELDEMGNPAGLTSGTVEMVPLSQKFDVVVLDEIQMMGDPDRGWAWTNALLGSIAREVHLCGEKSALPLVQKITKMTGDELIVNEYERLGELRIEENALKDGLKGLRKGDCVVAFSKKRILDLKLQIEKQTDLKVAVVYGSLPPETRIQQANMFNSGEYDVLVASDAVGMGLNLSIERVIFTTHMKFNGQEMMELTSSNVKQIGGRAGRFKVSRTPANSVDGGKKASVGLVTGVDTKVLAAVKSGMEAPIEYLQSAVVWPTDEICGKLMTHFPPGTQVSELLQTLAADVEKRSAKLFTLSDLKNRLNSISLFEHMEGIPFFEKLRLSNAPVKDFPTVKKAYVQFCRTIEQRQTKSLLSYPFSFSILDPRYINSDKYSLEHYESLHNIIMLYFWLSNRYPNYFIDQQSARELKDMCEMIIFEKLDRLKRNPYMRGASTTGASHRSSRGFKPTSVRRK; encoded by the coding sequence GATCAAGAGTTTAAACGCTGTTTAGACAGCTCTTTAAGGTGGGTATTTGACAATAAACTGAAGGCGTTTAAAACACCAGAAAATGAGGCCAAATGCTTTGCGTGGTTAAGGCTACGAGAGCACTTATATGTTCAGCTCCGAGATAATGTCATAGACAAAAGAATCGCATCGTATAGCGGTTCCATTTCGGACAGCTTCCTTCCCTCAAGCCCAAGCAATCTTGTTGCTCAATTAGTCAACTGCGATAAAGTCGCAGATAATCAATGGAGAGCTATACTAAACCAAGAAACCTTTGGAAGGTAtgaaaagttcaaccaCATTTTGAGCAAAATCTACGATTTTATTTTGCATCAAGAGATCCTACCAGCGACGATTCCCATAACATCAAGTGTCAACAAAACTGAAGACGTTGATATTTCAAACCCAGCAGAATGGTTCCCGGAAGCACGGAAATGGAGGAGAAAGATTATAATGCACATAGGTTCCACAAACTCGGGTAAAACCTACCgtgctcttcaaagattAAAGCAGTGTGATAGAGGCTATTACGCTGGCCCTCTTAGACTATTGGCGCGTGAAGTATATGagcgcttcaaaaatgagcAGATAAAATGTAACCTTCTGACTGGAGAAGAAGTTatagaagagcttgatgaaatgGGAAATCCTGCCGGGCTCACGTCTGGAACAGTCGAGATGGTTCCTCTgtctcaaaaatttgatgTTGTAGTCTTGGATGAGATTCAAATGATGGGAGATCCTGACAGAGGATGGGCGTGGACAAACGCTCTTTTAGGTTCCATTGCTCGAGAAGTTCACTTGTGTGGAGAGAAAAGTGCTCTTCCTTTGGTTCAGAAAATCACAAAGATGACTGGCGATGAGTTGATAGTAAATGAATACGAAAGACTTGGCGAACTTAGAATCGAAGAGAACGCATTGAAGGATGGGCTGAAGGGCCTACGAAAGGGCGACTGTGTTGTAGCATTCTCCAAGAAACGAATCCTAGATCTCAAATTGCAGATCGAGAAGCAGACCGACTTGAAGGTTGCAGTTGTTTATGGGTCATTGCCTCCTGAAACAAGAATCCAGCAAGCTAACATGTTCAATAGTGGCGAGTACGATGTTTTGGTAGCGTCGGACGCTGTAGGAATGGGGCTCAACCTATCCATTGAACGAGTTATCTTTACAACTCATATGAAATTTAATGGACAGGAAATGATGGAATTGACCTCCTCCAATGTCAAGCAGATTGGCGGGCGTGCTGGGAGGTTCAAGGTATCTAGAACGCCAGCTAACTCAGTTGATGGGggaaaaaaagcttccGTTGGCCTTGTCACAGGTGTTGACACCAAGGTTTTAGCCGCAGTCAAGAGCGGTATGGAAGCACCCATCGAGTATCTTCAATCTGCGGTGGTTTGGCCAACCGACGAAATTTGTGGAAAGCTCATGACGCACTTCCCTCCAGGCACACAGGTGTCAGAACTACTTCAAACTTTGGCCGCTGATGTGGAAAAGAGGTCAGCCAAGCTATTCACTCTCAGCGATTTAAAAAATAGACTGAACAGCATTTCTTTATTCGAACACATGGAAGGGATCCcgttctttgaaaagctacGCCTGAGTAACGCTCCAGTGAAGGATTTCCCTACGGTGAAGAAGGCGTACGTGCAGTTTTGCCGAACAATTGAGCAGCGGCAAACAAAGTCACTGCTGAGCTACCCCTTCTCGTTTAGCATCCTTGACCCACGCTACATCAACAGCGACAAGTATTCGCTCGAACATTACGAGTCTTTGCATAATATCATAATGTTGTACTTCTGGCTCAGCAACCGATACCCAAACTACTTTATTGATCAGCAAAGCGCGCGggagctcaaagatatgTGTGAAATGATCATATTCGAGAAACTTGACCGGCTCAAGCGGAACCCTTATATGAGGGGTGCTTCTACTACGGGAGCTTCCCATCGCTCGTCACGCGGCTTCAAGCCAACGTCTGTGCGACGTAAATGA